A window of Cyclopterus lumpus isolate fCycLum1 chromosome 10, fCycLum1.pri, whole genome shotgun sequence genomic DNA:
gacagaggggaaaaaaagaaagcaaagtgTGTATATTGGTCCAAGCGATAGACtgatcttcaaatgtcttgtttgagACGTCTGaggtgtgagatgtgtgtggcTCTGGGTGCTGAGAGGCATGTGTTTAAGTGCACGTCAGTGGGGTTAAGAAAGGAGTTTACAGGCTGTAAAACTGCCATGACCTCTCGCCTTCCTGTCACCAGTATGATCGCTtggtctctttttttgtcttctcttCTACACTGCTTTTTCTCTGGCCTACAAAAAGCTGTCATTGATAGGCATGTAACAGAgcactgtctgtctgctcgtgTCATATTCAGACAGTGACAGTCCCcaacagctgcacacacacacacacacgcacacacacacacaaacacacacacagacacgcagcTTCTACTCTTGTCGCATCAACGTATAAAAAAGGCATAACGCATACGGTGTGAGCACATGCGTCCCACCTGCATGTCCTCATTAGGGACCTCATCGTACGTTCTGGAGTCAGTGCAGGTACTGCTGGAGGACGTGGCCCACCTAGGACCagacaaggaggagaaatgAAACCTGCTTCATAGCATTGATCAGTGGCCTTGCTTTGACCTCGTCTACGTGACcttgactccccccccccccccccacactcacaGGAAGGAATGGCGCGCAGCGTCGCGGATGTTAGCGATGGTTTCCACGTCGACGTAGTCGTAATGCAGGGACTCTGGATCAGTAGCGCAGCCCGTCTCTGCCAAGAGGACGCCGAGCCACCTCCCGAGTTCCTCAGAGCTGCTGGCCTAAAAAGAGACAGCAGGTCACATCTAAATCGCACGCGATCCATTTCGATCTCTTGTTAAAATAGTAATACTGATTAGTGTTGCTTTAGAATAGGCAACCCATTCTCAGTATTTCACCTCCAGAGCAGCCAGCGGCGCGCTGTTCCGTAGGATTCGGAAGGCAAAGGGATGTTTGGGTCCCAGCCCCGGGACCACCTCGCAGCCGTGGAGAGGGAGTGAAGGCAGGAAGGTCCGAGCGTCTCCTTTGTCGTGGTAGAAGTGCAGGGAGCCTCGGCTCACACAGCACCACTGCTCCCCCCACACCTGATTCACCAGTACCGACACGTAGCCTGCATGGCGAGGAGGGAATATAagcgaaggaggaggaaaaatgaTGCGCCTGGAGATTTAAGAGGTCGAGAGACCGCAGGATAAAGGGGCTGGGGTCGGACCTTGTCGAGGGTTGGTGTAGGAAGTCCGGGGATCTCCCGGCCGAGGGGGCTTCTTCTTGGAGAAGCTGATGATACGTGTGATTTTACGGCCCGCAGCAAAAGCCCCCCGTTTCACCTTGCCTGCATCCGTAGAGGAAACAGTTGCTTTTTGTCACAATGTGTCTTTGGCATGTGGAAACTGTTATTCATTTAAGATGtgcaacaaaacatttcacTGCACATCCGGGAGGTAAGTTACGTGATGACAACTGGACGAACTCACTTTCTGATGACAGAGAggaaaagcaaataaaaaaagaaaaaaaaggaagtcctATTTGTTTTTTGCATGCTGCTGTGTTGATTCGAGGCTGTCCCCCGTCTCACCATTCTCTCGGCAGTTCTCAACAGTCGACACACCCACACTGTCCGAGTCCGATGTGTTCCTCTCTGCCGATAGCCTCTGAGGaagaagcacacaaacacaagttcaGACTTTCAACAGTGGATCTGTCCGTCTGCCAGGATCAAACTACAGCTAACTTGTCTGAATTAAAAGCTAAATAACTATAATTGAGGGAATGTGTTATCAAGCTTACATGCGGATTATTTCACATAATGGGGTAATTAGACAAACAGACTTATCCTCAGCCTCTTTCTCCTAACAACTCTATAATGGCTCCTTTCTCTTCAACATGTGTTTTCATTCCTTCATTTAGCAGTTTACGTTCTGACAGGTTAGTCCGTTTTAAAGATGATGTGCCAGCTCCAACACTGACTCACCACCACCTCCTATCATTGCTGCCTTAACACCCAATTACACCGCATGTATCCTCTTTGTTCTGCAAGCCAAACACAGGTATTACTGTTAACTGCCTCTCGCCAAGCAATTGTTTAGGAAAGATTGATAGTGACAACACCATTTCTGCATGCCATCAACTTTTCGTCACCTCAGCTGTAAAGATGAGTTAAGTCTcgaaggtaaaaaaaacacacaaaagaaacgACAGGACTGTTCCAACACAAACATCCTCTCCTGATGCACTTACCTTGTCAAGTTCAATTTTTCTTGGAATTATTGGAGACCCAGAGTCCTCAGGCCCGGCGCTCTGACCGCTCACCTCTCTAACGACCTGTGGGTTGGGGGGTATTTTACATGTGTCGCTCTAGTACGCTTCCTTCGTCAAAGCCGCTTCAAGCATTTTTTTCGACAAGATTGATGGCTGCGTTGCGAGTCCATGTCCCTGCATGCAAACATGTCATTTCAAAGTGTAGCTCACCCCAAGCCATCTGTGGGCCTGCTCCTTGCTTTGCACAGCCAGCACCAGTGCATCTCCATTGGGTAGGGTGAAACGGAGTTCATGGTGCTTCCTCTTGCTGTCTTTGGGTGCATACACCACGGCGCATTGGGGCAGGAGCAGGTCCACATAGGGGTTTGTGTCCTTAGAACTCTTATAGCACTGCAGAAAGGAGGACACGTAGGATACTGTCAGTTAAAGAAGAGAAGACAAAATGAAGTGCTTTCCTTAGAATTTGGTTGAATGTTCAGCATCTCACCTGTAGTCTGTTCTCCCGTATAACCGTGAGCTGTTTCGCCCACTGGCCAAAGCGTTTCTTGCGCAGCAGGAAGGCACAGATGCGACAGTCCCTGGCAGGAGGCATGGAGCTCTCATCCGAGGGCCACTGATGAGTGAGTCGGACGCCAGGGCTcctctcttcctcgtcctcctcgtagGACTCGTAGGAACTGCTCAGAGCATCAGAGTCGTTGTCTGCTAGGGCATCGACAGAGAAGATAAAGTACGTTATtcgttgttaaaaaaaaaaggcaggttCTATCCTgtaatattattacactgttcTCAACTCACATGAGTTTTTGCGGTGCGTGTTTATGGAGGTAGTGGGGTAGTTGTTTTCGGCATCTTCATACCCATCCTCGATAGAGTTGGGTGGGCTCGGCCTGACTGAAAATGAAAGGGAAAGGAAATCCCTAATTACTCCTTATGTTCCATCGTGCTCTTTAATGTAAATTGTGCTTTGTAATTACAGACTTGGAGGTTGTTACAGCTAAATGACACTGAGGCGGGAAGATGCTGACCTCGTGTGATGATGTACTCGGGCAACTTGCCAGGACTGAGGGGCACTGCCTCCTCGTAATAGTCCTCAGGAGGAGGTGTTGTGggcagagggggaggaaagtCTGCTGAGCTCGGGGCTGGCGAGTCTGCACAGTTCTGCTGAGGGAaacgcacaaacacaactcTCAAATTTCCCTCATAACCATGACATCATCAAAGACATACAGAGTAAAACCCTCAAAATGATATCCATAAATTAGACACATGGGCTCTGGGCGGGCCCCTTTATCGCAACTCTTCCAACAGCTTGCAGACTGATGAGCATGTGTGCACGGGAAACCCCCACAACATGGAATACAATCTGTCGATTCTCTTTGCTTTCACGTCACAAGTCATGAAGAGCTGTATTAGTCCTCTGCAAAGTTGGATTTGGAAGGTGAGAGCTGAAAGGAAGGACAGCAAAACGGCATACATCCCACACACGCTGTGCCATATGTAATATGATATTTCTGGAAAGGGGTGAGTTAGGAAGTGACTCTGGGCAACTTGCCTGTTTTAAAGCGTCAGTCTGTGTCTTCTCGTCTTCTTTCAGATCATCTGTAACCTCCTTTAGGTCTCCAAGCTCGCAGTCTATAAGAGACAACATTTATACTTGTATACTTATACATAAAGAGAACAGGATATTTGTAGCTCATTTATATGGATCAAGGAACATTTTACAGCTACGGGTGGGAGCCCGAACTCACCAAATGTCTCAAAAAGGGACTCTACGAAGCTGGTGCCATTTCTGTACACTGATGAGTTCATGTAGATGTAGTCTGTTCCTGAAACTGGAGCCAAGGAAAGAGAGATTTTTGTATTGCACACTGTAAAGCCCCTCTACATAAAAGCCatacaaaacaagaaaatggaaataaagtGACAGAAGTCATTGTtaagttgtagtggattttatatatatttgcacatgtagataaaagaagtttatgttttaaattaatacataaagaaagatatgataattaatttgggatattatgaggaatattctggaggaatgtattatgaaacataagagaggatcactgttttattattctgttttaatgacaaatgtaatgattaactatgatgcatgagaatgaatgaatgttttattgtttagacaatagttaaaatggatgccgattgaaacctaatgtgttgcttttattcggaaggcaggataatagggttttattgtgaaggggaacttcctgtccttgaccggaagagtgagctttgacctcgcctgtttactaattggcgtagcgagtagaactgcggcatcctttgaactgaccaatggaactaacctttaggtgtgaattcatttgcatgaccatactaatagccgagcatttgttctggggacatggttctactggtctggagactcgagacagccccggtctgtggctccttgagagctgcactccgtctgtggagagttcctcctttctggccccacgatcgtgaacgctacatgagtattatctttgccattaaatattgttaaactttaactcgaatcctgaatttcctgcggccacgggacccggagctttgaacacgaatcttacatcatctttcctcctcctcactaaCCTGATGGCTGTATCTGCTGCAGGAGGTTCCACACGGaggtcttcttctcctccgtggAGGAGCTGAGGCTCTCCTGGTCCAGCATCTTCAGCAGGACGCCGAGCTCACTCACCAACACCTCCATCGCTGCACAGAGCAGGGCATAGGtcagtgggggggt
This region includes:
- the afap1l1a gene encoding actin filament-associated protein 1-like 1 isoform X2, with protein sequence MDGVKRGMETNGTKSMEVLVSELGVLLKMLDQESLSSSTEEKKTSVWNLLQQIQPSVSGTDYIYMNSSVYRNGTSFVESLFETFDCELGDLKEVTDDLKEDEKTQTDALKQQNCADSPAPSSADFPPPLPTTPPPEDYYEEAVPLSPGKLPEYIITRVRPSPPNSIEDGYEDAENNYPTTSINTHRKNSYNDSDALSSSYESYEEDEEERSPGVRLTHQWPSDESSMPPARDCRICAFLLRKKRFGQWAKQLTVIRENRLQCYKSSKDTNPYVDLLLPQCAVVYAPKDSKRKHHELRFTLPNGDALVLAVQSKEQAHRWLGVVREVSGQSAGPEDSGSPIIPRKIELDKRLSAERNTSDSDSVGVSTVENCRENGKVKRGAFAAGRKITRIISFSKKKPPRPGDPRTSYTNPRQGYVSVLVNQVWGEQWCCVSRGSLHFYHDKGDARTFLPSLPLHGCEVVPGLGPKHPFAFRILRNSAPLAALEASSSEELGRWLGVLLAETGCATDPESLHYDYVDVETIANIRDAARHSFLWATSSSSTCTDSRTYDEVPNEDMQSGESRQQSGNQGKRRSSFSSSDSDRTKPSVSLKRTGSNANQYGRYGKTRAEEDAKRYSNEKEELERERDGIRNTLVTLRKEKRELKEELKTASERRKFSLNKRVSQLEDDCRAKEAQRVDLELRLTRVQENLTISLAGGALGAPSEAKPPVKASSKKTQNIYSESLPVNCAAEMRRRPLSVYASSGTVMQKAKEWESKKKT
- the afap1l1a gene encoding actin filament-associated protein 1-like 1 isoform X3 — its product is MDGVKRGMETNGTKSMEVLVSELGVLLKMLDQESLSSSTEEKKTSVWNLLQQIQPSVSGTDYIYMNSSVYRNGTSFVESLFETFDCELGDLKEVTDDLKEDEKTQTDALKQNCADSPAPSSADFPPPLPTTPPPEDYYEEAVPLSPGKLPEYIITRVRPSPPNSIEDGYEDAENNYPTTSINTHRKNSSDNDSDALSSSYESYEEDEEERSPGVRLTHQWPSDESSMPPARDCRICAFLLRKKRFGQWAKQLTVIRENRLQCYKSSKDTNPYVDLLLPQCAVVYAPKDSKRKHHELRFTLPNGDALVLAVQSKEQAHRWLGVVREVSGQSAGPEDSGSPIIPRKIELDKRLSAERNTSDSDSVGVSTVENCRENGKVKRGAFAAGRKITRIISFSKKKPPRPGDPRTSYTNPRQGYVSVLVNQVWGEQWCCVSRGSLHFYHDKGDARTFLPSLPLHGCEVVPGLGPKHPFAFRILRNSAPLAALEASSSEELGRWLGVLLAETGCATDPESLHYDYVDVETIANIRDAARHSFLWATSSSSTCTDSRTYDEVPNEDMQSGESRQQSGNQGKRRSSFSSSDSDRTKPSVSLKRTGSNANQYGRYGKTRAEEDAKRYSNEKEELERERDGIRNTLVTLRKEKRELKEELKTASERRKFSLNKRVSQLEDDCRAKEAQRVDLELRLTRVQENLTISLAGGALGAPSEAKPPVKASSKKTQNIYSESLPVNCAAEMRRRPLSVYASSGTVMQKAKEWESKKKT
- the afap1l1a gene encoding actin filament-associated protein 1-like 1 isoform X1, producing the protein MDGVKRGMETNGTKSMEVLVSELGVLLKMLDQESLSSSTEEKKTSVWNLLQQIQPSVSGTDYIYMNSSVYRNGTSFVESLFETFDCELGDLKEVTDDLKEDEKTQTDALKQQNCADSPAPSSADFPPPLPTTPPPEDYYEEAVPLSPGKLPEYIITRVRPSPPNSIEDGYEDAENNYPTTSINTHRKNSSDNDSDALSSSYESYEEDEEERSPGVRLTHQWPSDESSMPPARDCRICAFLLRKKRFGQWAKQLTVIRENRLQCYKSSKDTNPYVDLLLPQCAVVYAPKDSKRKHHELRFTLPNGDALVLAVQSKEQAHRWLGVVREVSGQSAGPEDSGSPIIPRKIELDKRLSAERNTSDSDSVGVSTVENCRENGKVKRGAFAAGRKITRIISFSKKKPPRPGDPRTSYTNPRQGYVSVLVNQVWGEQWCCVSRGSLHFYHDKGDARTFLPSLPLHGCEVVPGLGPKHPFAFRILRNSAPLAALEASSSEELGRWLGVLLAETGCATDPESLHYDYVDVETIANIRDAARHSFLWATSSSSTCTDSRTYDEVPNEDMQSGESRQQSGNQGKRRSSFSSSDSDRTKPSVSLKRTGSNANQYGRYGKTRAEEDAKRYSNEKEELERERDGIRNTLVTLRKEKRELKEELKTASERRKFSLNKRVSQLEDDCRAKEAQRVDLELRLTRVQENLTISLAGGALGAPSEAKPPVKASSKKTQNIYSESLPVNCAAEMRRRPLSVYASSGTVMQKAKEWESKKKT
- the afap1l1a gene encoding actin filament-associated protein 1-like 1 isoform X4; translation: MVGLSSTAVEAMEVLVSELGVLLKMLDQESLSSSTEEKKTSVWNLLQQIQPSVSGTDYIYMNSSVYRNGTSFVESLFETFDCELGDLKEVTDDLKEDEKTQTDALKQQNCADSPAPSSADFPPPLPTTPPPEDYYEEAVPLSPGKLPEYIITRVRPSPPNSIEDGYEDAENNYPTTSINTHRKNSSDNDSDALSSSYESYEEDEEERSPGVRLTHQWPSDESSMPPARDCRICAFLLRKKRFGQWAKQLTVIRENRLQCYKSSKDTNPYVDLLLPQCAVVYAPKDSKRKHHELRFTLPNGDALVLAVQSKEQAHRWLGVVREVSGQSAGPEDSGSPIIPRKIELDKRLSAERNTSDSDSVGVSTVENCRENGKVKRGAFAAGRKITRIISFSKKKPPRPGDPRTSYTNPRQGYVSVLVNQVWGEQWCCVSRGSLHFYHDKGDARTFLPSLPLHGCEVVPGLGPKHPFAFRILRNSAPLAALEASSSEELGRWLGVLLAETGCATDPESLHYDYVDVETIANIRDAARHSFLWATSSSSTCTDSRTYDEVPNEDMQSGESRQQSGNQGKRRSSFSSSDSDRTKPSVSLKRTGSNANQYGRYGKTRAEEDAKRYSNEKEELERERDGIRNTLVTLRKEKRELKEELKTASERRKFSLNKRVSQLEDDCRAKEAQRVDLELRLTRVQENLTISLAGGALGAPSEAKPPVKASSKKTQNIYSESLPVNCAAEMRRRPLSVYASSGTVMQKAKEWESKKKT
- the afap1l1a gene encoding actin filament-associated protein 1-like 1 isoform X5, which codes for MVGLSSTAVEAMEVLVSELGVLLKMLDQESLSSSTEEKKTSVWNLLQQIQPSVSGTDYIYMNSSVYRNGTSFVESLFETFDCELGDLKEVTDDLKEDEKTQTDALKQNCADSPAPSSADFPPPLPTTPPPEDYYEEAVPLSPGKLPEYIITRVRPSPPNSIEDGYEDAENNYPTTSINTHRKNSYNDSDALSSSYESYEEDEEERSPGVRLTHQWPSDESSMPPARDCRICAFLLRKKRFGQWAKQLTVIRENRLQCYKSSKDTNPYVDLLLPQCAVVYAPKDSKRKHHELRFTLPNGDALVLAVQSKEQAHRWLGVVREVSGQSAGPEDSGSPIIPRKIELDKRLSAERNTSDSDSVGVSTVENCRENGKVKRGAFAAGRKITRIISFSKKKPPRPGDPRTSYTNPRQGYVSVLVNQVWGEQWCCVSRGSLHFYHDKGDARTFLPSLPLHGCEVVPGLGPKHPFAFRILRNSAPLAALEASSSEELGRWLGVLLAETGCATDPESLHYDYVDVETIANIRDAARHSFLWATSSSSTCTDSRTYDEVPNEDMQSGESRQQSGNQGKRRSSFSSSDSDRTKPSVSLKRTGSNANQYGRYGKTRAEEDAKRYSNEKEELERERDGIRNTLVTLRKEKRELKEELKTASERRKFSLNKRVSQLEDDCRAKEAQRVDLELRLTRVQENLTISLAGGALGAPSEAKPPVKASSKKTQNIYSESLPVNCAAEMRRRPLSVYASSGTVMQKAKEWESKKKT